In Ruminiclostridium papyrosolvens DSM 2782, the following proteins share a genomic window:
- a CDS encoding ammonium transporter, whose translation MKKGLFVLLSGFILTLFMPFSVFASTNEAVDGIRQVQQYNFSINILAMLLVGFGFLMVFVKKYGYSATTGTYLVVGAGIPLYLLLRYTGVISLESVNPQTIKGLLLAEFAVAAALISMGAVLGRLRLYQYALISVFLVPIYMINEWLVLDGGLGITKGFVDAAGSIVIHAFGAYFGLGLAIALTKQKHMDHPIESDASSDRFSMLGSMVLWIFWPSFCSAIVPAEQFEQTVVNTVLALCGATLITYLFSALLRKGKPAIADIANASLAGGVAIGATCNLVSAHVAFLIGLLAGALCVVGYTIIQPRLQRLLKIVDTCGVHNLHGMPGLLGGIIAIFVVPEAAKAQVAGIVFTVVLAFVGGIISGNIIRLTGSKEAVYEDGDEFEEAVEEAA comes from the coding sequence ATGAAAAAAGGTTTATTTGTTCTTTTGTCAGGTTTTATTTTAACTCTGTTTATGCCTTTTAGTGTTTTTGCAAGCACCAACGAAGCAGTTGATGGCATAAGGCAGGTTCAGCAGTACAACTTTTCAATCAATATCTTAGCAATGTTATTAGTTGGTTTTGGTTTTTTAATGGTATTCGTAAAAAAATACGGCTACAGTGCAACCACAGGAACATATTTGGTTGTTGGTGCCGGAATTCCTCTTTACCTGTTACTAAGGTATACGGGTGTCATTTCTTTAGAATCGGTTAATCCTCAAACAATCAAAGGTTTATTATTGGCAGAATTTGCAGTTGCAGCCGCACTTATTTCAATGGGTGCAGTGCTTGGAAGACTTCGCCTCTATCAATATGCCCTCATTTCGGTATTTCTTGTTCCTATTTATATGATTAATGAATGGCTGGTCTTAGATGGAGGACTTGGAATAACAAAGGGCTTTGTGGATGCAGCAGGCTCTATAGTTATCCATGCCTTTGGCGCGTATTTTGGATTGGGACTTGCTATAGCACTGACTAAGCAAAAGCATATGGATCATCCTATTGAAAGCGATGCATCCTCTGACAGGTTCTCCATGCTTGGTTCAATGGTACTTTGGATATTCTGGCCCAGCTTCTGCAGTGCCATCGTACCTGCAGAGCAATTTGAGCAAACAGTAGTTAATACTGTACTTGCATTATGTGGAGCAACGTTGATTACATATTTGTTCAGCGCATTATTGAGAAAAGGCAAGCCTGCCATTGCAGATATTGCGAACGCCAGCCTTGCCGGAGGAGTAGCAATAGGGGCAACTTGTAATCTGGTAAGTGCACATGTTGCCTTTTTGATAGGACTATTGGCAGGAGCATTATGTGTTGTGGGCTACACTATAATACAGCCAAGACTGCAACGTCTTTTAAAAATAGTAGATACCTGCGGGGTTCACAATCTGCATGGAATGCCAGGCTTGTTAGGGGGTATTATAGCAATATTTGTTGTGCCCGAAGCTGCTAAAGCACAGGTAGCCGGCATTGTATTTACTGTTGTACTGGCATTTGTGGGAGGAATTATATCCGGAAATATAATTCGCCTGACAGGTTCAAAGGAAGCAGTATATGAGGATGGGGATGAATTTGAAGAAGCTGTAGAAGAAGCTGCATAA